The genomic region TACGACTCGGCCGCTTCCTTGAGCTTGCGGAGGATCTTGGCCGAAATCTCGGGCGGGGTGTAATCCTTGCCGTCGACGCGGACCTTGACGTACTCTTCGGGCGCGCCCACGACCTGGTACGGGACGATCTTCTCTTCGCTGGCCACTTCGCTGTGCCGGCGACCCATGAAACGCTTGATCGAATAGNNNNNNNNNNNNNNTGGTCACGGCCTGGCGCTTGGCCGGCTCGCCGACCAGCACGTCACTCTTGTCGGTGAACGCGACTACGCTGGGCGTGATCCGATTCCCTTCGGCATTGGCAATGACTTTGGCATCGCCACCTTCCATGACCGCCACCACCGAGTTCGTGGTGCCGAGGTCGATTCCGATGATCTTTTCGCCTTTGGACATAATAGTTGTTGCTCCTCTCGATGCGGGCGATTCTTGTTAGCGGCCGACGAGTTCACGCTCGCGCGGCCCGTGTTTGGTTTGGTTGAAAAGGACTGGGGACAGACAGGTCGGCGGCCGGAAAGAAAAGCGCCGGAAGGCCGTTGATAGCACGCCAGGGGCGACCACCAATTTGACCGCTTCGACCAGTCGGGGCCAATAGAAAGCAAAGGTCGTGCCACCCGGCAGGGCGACAAGGCGGATTAACGTAAAGGATTTTCC from Planctomycetota bacterium harbors:
- a CDS encoding Hsp70 family protein; translated protein: MSKGEKIIGIDLGTTNSVVAVMEGGDAKVIANAEGNRITPSVVAFTDKSDVLVGEPAKRQAVT
- a CDS encoding Hsp70 family protein; its protein translation is YSIKRFMGRRHSEVASEEKIVPYQVVGAPEEYVKVRVDGKDYTPPEISAKILRKLKEAAES